The Phoenix dactylifera cultivar Barhee BC4 chromosome 9, palm_55x_up_171113_PBpolish2nd_filt_p, whole genome shotgun sequence genome window below encodes:
- the LOC103718755 gene encoding 60S ribosomal protein L27-3-like: protein MVKFLKPGKAVIILQGRFAGRKAVIVRCFDEGTRDRPYGHCLVAGILKYPKKVIRKDSAKKTAKKSRVKAFLKVVNYSHIMPTRYTLDVDLKDAVTLDALQSRDKKVASCKETKARFEERFKAGKNRWFFTKLRF from the coding sequence ATGGTCAAATTCCTGAAACCCGGGAAGGCGGTGATCATCCTTCAGGGCCGGTTCGCCGGGAGGAAGGCGGTGATCGTGCGGTGCTTCGACGAGGGCACCCGCGACCGTCCTTACGGCCATTGCCTCGTCGCCGGCATCCTCAAGTATCCTAAGAAGGTCATCCGTAAGGACTCGGCGAAGAAGACGGCCAAGAAGTCCCGCGTCAAAGCTTTCTTGAAGGTGGTGAACTACAGCCACATCATGCCCACCCGCTATACCCTAGATGTGGATCTCAAGGACGCCGTCACCCTCGACGCTCTCCAGTCCCGGGACAAGAAGGTGGCCTCCTGCAAGGAGACTAAGGCGCGCTTCGAAGAGCGCTTCAAGGCCGGCAAGAACCGGTGGTTCTTCACCAAGCTCCGATTCTAG